Part of the Mercenaria mercenaria strain notata chromosome 8, MADL_Memer_1, whole genome shotgun sequence genome is shown below.
TGTACTGGCAAACATACAGCAACTTCCTGCTTATTGGTGGAGCAGATTTGCCATGGCCAATTAGGAAGATCACAGTAGTCTATAACAGAGTATGTGGAACTGTTTAAACGCTTCAGCTTGTCGTTGTCTGTATCAGACAGTATTATTGTTCCATCCTCTAGAGTACAGCCACTGACAATATCACATTTTTTCTTGTCTGATTGAACTTTTACAGAGTATtccttgtatcctttgacctgaAGTAAAGCCTCTTCCTTACTAACAGTGCCCTTGCATTCAGCATCCACTAGCATTCTCTCTGTTATCTTGCCCATGACATTTATTTCTCctaacaaagaagatattttgtcATCAGCAGTGAAGTCAACATCTTTCAATGGTGTTTGTAATTTAGTTTCTTGTACAAATTTAGCAGCTTTATTTGCAGCAGTTTCTGCTTTCTTGACATTTACAAAGTTTTGTATTGCATTTTTGCTAGCAGGAACCAACTTATCAAGAATTGAGGAAACATTAGCTTTGTTTTTCTCCAGTTGTTTCATTCCTTCTTCCATCTCGTGTATCAGGGCTTTGTACTTATGTTCTATATCATCACCAGTGTTTTTCTCTAGCTCATCTAGCCTGTCATTAATTTCCTTTCTAAACTTCTTCACATTGTCCAGTGTTTTGGCTCTTGATTTCAGTAATCTTTGtttttggctttgaaacttttcatGATGCTCTGTCAAGGTCTTTGTAACTGATTTTAGTTTCTGCTGGATATCCCTTGTAGTAATGGTACTGGtcttgattttcagaaaatctggtATGTAGAAAATGTCCTTGCATAACCTAAAAAATAAATTGGAAAAttttagtgttttgtttttctttcatatatgtaatatataattacaaactCAAAGGACCCATGTATAATGTGTAACTTACAGTCAAGGGGAAATGAACTGAAAAAAGTGTAGAAATGTAAACATTGGGGCTTCTTTACCTTAGCGAGCAAGCTTCGGATAGATTCATTAACCATTGGAGTTTATGAAGCATTGTGCACCGCTATCAATCAATGGGATACACTTTTGTAGAAAGATAGAAACGTAGCtagtttttttcaattaatttattttgtttgttttgggtttaacgccatttttcaacagtattttagtcatgtaacggcgggcagttaacctaaccagtattcctggattctgtaccagtacaaacctgttctccgcaagtaactgccaacttccccacatgaatcagaggtggaggactaatgatttcagacacaatgtcgtttatcaaatagtcacggagaacatacgccccgcccgaggatcgaactcgcgaccccgagatccatagaccaacgctcttacctactgagctaagcgggcgggctcaattAATTTATGGTTTACCCTTTATTTGTGGTTTGACTTATGTTTCCTTATGCCAGGTTCagatttattctatattttgtggATTATTAACATTACGCTATTACTTCTGGGTTTTCAAATATACTGTCACCTTTAAGAAATTGACAAGCCTTGACACATCAACATGCTGTGCATATTTTGAACAGACTTTacaaacactttgaaataattaatatttatggaTTTCAGGGTTGAggcaatccacaaaatttaattctAACGAACAGATAAAATTCATATTCATTTCATGTtggaaagttgaaatccacaaattcatatccccacgaaattgccgttttgatcaaaaccacgaaatttcctgcccatgaaattaaatgattttacagtatttaaattgagaaatcTCACCTGTGATCAACTGCCATACATGTGCCACAGCCGACAGCATCATCGTTTTGACAGTACATATCTATACAGTGATGACTATGCCAGTCACATCTCTCTATTGGTGCCCCTGGTAGAGTCTTACTAGATCCTGATAGGGTCTTGACTGATCCTGATGGAAACTTTCCTTTGCTAAGAATCTTGTGTCCAATTAGTGAAGGGATGTCCTCATGAACTTTGACACAGGTCAAACAATAATAATCTTGACATTCTACACAGTATTTTTCTGCTTCTCGATTTTTCCCTTTATGTTTACATACTCCACATAGTAGATCAAAAGTTTCATCagataatatatctttatttatactCACCCCAGTTGCCATTTTGTTTTAGATAACAAGTCCTGTGctacttttgttttcagtttactatatattttataattttctgtttGTAATTTGAACATTAACAAGTCCAGAGAATAGCACAAGAAGTCTTTCAAATTTccactatttttatttttctttactatgaaaattttaatcaaacaaaacaatttacaaCAATTATCTACTTCCTTGTCTGttaagtaaacaatttgttactAGCCTTTTGTCAGTCCAAAGGGAACTAACCCAGAATATTACATATGAGTTTTGTAGTAAGAATTGCtgttacttttaaatatttatctcaataaGGTGGGTTAACgggaaaaaattcatttgaaaacaatttcttcCTGGTGTAAACTCACTGTTTGTTATATACACTGGGTCCAAAACTTGGGATTGCCCCTATTGCTAGTGTTTTattagcttacctgagccaaagactcatggtgagcttttgtgactgctggATGTCAGTCATCCAtcatgttcaaattatgcccctgaggtgaaaagaggccccacccaggggtccTAGGTTTTACATACatattatacttatatag
Proteins encoded:
- the LOC123566598 gene encoding uncharacterized protein LOC123566598, whose translation is MATGVSINKDILSDETFDLLCGVCKHKGKNREAEKYCVECQDYYCLTCVKVHEDIPSLIGHKILSKGKFPSGSVKTLSGSSKTLPGAPIERCDWHSHHCIDMYCQNDDAVGCGTCMAVDHRLCKDIFYIPDFLKIKTSTITTRDIQQKLKSVTKTLTEHHEKFQSQKQRLLKSRAKTLDNVKKFRKEINDRLDELEKNTGDDIEHKYKALIHEMEEGMKQLEKNKANVSSILDKLVPASKNAIQNFVNVKKAETAANKAAKFVQETKLQTPLKDVDFTADDKISSLLGEINVMGKITERMLVDAECKGTVSKEEALLQVKGYKEYSVKVQSDKKKCDIVSGCTLEDGTIILSDTDNDKLKRLNSSTYSVIDYCDLPNWPWQICSTNKQEVAVCLPVQKEIHFISTGNRMTATNKITTDFACYGLACTNGILYISDSKTSVYIFSVSGRKLKQFSKEESGQKLFSDILSLSVRMGQRYLSLTTIMD